The following are encoded together in the Pithys albifrons albifrons isolate INPA30051 chromosome 5, PitAlb_v1, whole genome shotgun sequence genome:
- the LOC139672412 gene encoding zinc finger protein 3-like — MKTMEEKSMCQNIVEEVILNSFTVQEANGEEEPGTSTTGSSSKSSPQCSKEERFTLCREGGRSFSQSSDLVVHQQVHIVEKPYKCLECGKSFRQSFHLIRHQSIHTGEGPYKCRECGKSFSDGFTLAAHHRVHTGERPYKCSECAKSFSQSSNLIIHQRLHTGERPYKCPDCGKTFVRSADLVIHHRVHTGEKPYECPECGKRFRSSSIVNRHHRTHTEERPYECLECGKRFRNSSHLLRHQWTHTGERPFKCTQCSKSFNQSFSLIRHQQTHRERKPYKCPDRRT; from the coding sequence ATGAAGACCATGGAGGAGAAATCCATGTGTCAGAACATTGTGGAAGAGGTCATTTTGAACAGCTTCACAGTGCAGGAAGCCAATGGAGAGGAAGAGCCAGGAACATCCACCACAGGAAGCAGCTCCAAATCAAGCCCACAGTGCTCCAAAGAAGAAAGATTCACCCTCTGCCGGGAAGGTGGGCggagcttcagccagagctccgACCTGGTGGTCCACCAGCAGGTTCACATAGTGGAGAAgccctacaagtgcttggaatgtgggaagagctttcgCCAGAGCTTCCACCTGATTCGCCACCAgagcatccacactggggaagggCCCTATAAATGTCgtgaatgtgggaagagcttcagtgATGGCTTCACCTTGGCCGCCCACCACCGAGTGCACACAGGGGAACGGCCATACAAGTGCTCAGAATGTGCAaagagcttcagccagagctccaaCCTCATCATCCACCAGCGCCTGCACACTGGGGAACGACCCTACAAGTGTCCTGATTGCGGGAAGACCTTTGTCCGCAGCGCTGACCTTGTCATCCATCATCGTGTCCACACTGGGGAGAAGCCCTATGAGTGtcctgagtgtgggaagaggtttcgGAGCAGCTCAATTGTCAACAGGCATCACAGGACGcacacagaggagaggcccTACGAGTGTCttgagtgtgggaagaggtttcgAAACAGCTCGCATCTCCTCAGGCATCAATggacacacacaggggagaggcccttcAAGTGTACCCAGTGTTCTAAGAGCTTCAATCAGAGCTTTTCTTTGATCAGACACCAACAGACCCATCGGGAAAGGAAGCCCTACAAGTGTCCTGACCGCAGGACTTAG